One stretch of Arachis duranensis cultivar V14167 chromosome 1, aradu.V14167.gnm2.J7QH, whole genome shotgun sequence DNA includes these proteins:
- the LOC107481007 gene encoding uncharacterized protein LOC107481007: MGSSSYIWKSIVHSASVLKEGFVWEVGALSKNFWFDSWLHSGPVGARVEFLDIWEATLTIEDVYRDEVWHLERIYSFIPRDLREDILSLVHISASSRDLGWSWEHTIYSAKQGYLWLIQKKLNWDRNINWLWLWKARVPEKLRLLVWLCLHDAVPTQYLQVHDWFKHGLLNEGCSKFAAIIWSIWQDRNMGNFQGLFGFTGSIAYKARRCMVDFEYTTQNRVYCIQGLKPLSWSPPEPGAWKLNCDGSVNLGDDCAGFG, encoded by the exons ATGGGTTCTTCATCGTATATATGGAAGTCTATTGTGCACTCAGCTTCCGTATTAAAGGAAGGATTTGTTTGGGAAGTGGGAGCTCTTTCTAAGAATTTCTGGTTTGACTCTTGGTTGCACTCTGGGCCAGTAGGAGCGAGGGTTGAATTTCTTGATATCTGGGAGGCTACTTTGACCATTGAAGATGTTTACCGTGATGAAGTTTGGCATTTGGAGAGGATTTACTCTTTTATTCCTAGGGACTTAAGGGAAGACATTCTTAGTTTAGTACATATTTCGGCTTCTAGTCGTGATTTGGGTTGGAGTTGGGAGCACACTATTTACTCTGCTAAACAAGGATATTTATGGTTAATTCAGAAGAAGTTGAATTGGGATAGGAATATCAACTGGCTTTGGCTTTGGAAGGCGCGGGTCCCTGAAAAGTTGAGGCTCCTAGTGTGGCTTTGCCTTCATGATGCTGTACCAACTCAATATCTGC AGGTGCATGATTGGTTCAAGCATGGCCTCCTCAATGAAGGTTGTTCCAAATTCGCAGCTATAATATGGTCAATTTGGCAAGATAGAAATATGGGTAATTTTCAGGGACTTTTTGGATTTACTGGGTCAATTGCATACAAGGCTCGCAGGTGCATGGTGGATTTTGAATATACAACTCAGAATCGAGTGTATTGCATCCAGGGATTAAAACCTCTGTCTTGGTCTCCACCAGAACCTGGTGCTTGGAAGTTAAATTGTGATGGGAGTGTGAACTTGGGGGATGATTGTGCTGGTTTTGGGTGA